Part of the Engystomops pustulosus chromosome 4, aEngPut4.maternal, whole genome shotgun sequence genome is shown below.
aattactgtactttagtcctaggctacaataatcagctgtaacagttatcacaggcgtctgtaatgaagatttagtgttaatcctgattctgatgacaacccaacatttttaaaatccaattgtcacagagaccaaaaaaaattaagctggaactacaattctaaactatacagttccgacttacatacaaattcaacttaagaacaaacctacagaacctatcttgtatataacccggggactgcctgcatatagTTTTATGCAGAATTGTTGaaatatgtaatttattttattaaagtttCTTTCGTAGAATCAACAATAATTTGTTGTCCTTTTCATTACTTTTTGATGTTGTTTATAAAGTCCAGGTTATATCAGTTCTTTATAAGTGTTAGATAAAACATTCAATTATGAAAGAGCGGTAATTTTGAGAATGAGAGAAACACGGTATTTACTggatccttaaagggatattctcatctgagcattgacatttaattaaattaatctgCCAAAtggatacatttcttcaattgagtGGTAATAAAAATAGATGTTCCATGTGAGATGATAATTTCCCATAGATGTAGCCATGTTTTCTCTCTGGAACAAGATtgatgtccttggatacgaccacttctggtggagtgattgcacaaagaaacaaattagaACTTTCCATTGATATACAGTCTGTATCTATTCATTTTACTATGTTTTATAGTTTTGCATTAATAAACTGAAAACatacgagctgagccctctccatacaagccggatgtttgctgcatattgcatattgcagcaaacacccatcaatAACACCCACGGCTGGTGCTGGCACCAAATACATGCGTTAACCCTTTGACAGCAGCCAGTAAATGTAAATTTCACATATTACATCAGTAGGGTTTCAAATCTGAGGCAGTgctcaatagtacatgtctggtCACTGCTGCCAGGGTgctggggtggttgtatccaaagacaacaatctcatttctaagggacaagatGGCATCATTCATGGGAAATTATCGTCACAcaggtatatttttttaataacaaatgaagaaatgtataaatatgtcACATGAACTAAATTAGGGAAAGTCGGCGCAAAAAGGTAATATtctggtaacccgacggaaaaacgcgattctggcccttagtaaatgacccccattgtatttggTCATATCATTAGGAAATTTTATGTCTAGACAAAGAGGtcacattttataccctactgatgtaatatgtaaaatttacATTTGCTGGCTGCTGTCAAAGGGTTAACgcccatgattggtgccagcaccggcaGTGGGGGTTACTGATGGGTGTTTGCTTtaatttgcagcaaacacctgacTTGTATGGAGAGGTCTTAGCCcatatattttcagttttttaataaaaacctaCAAAACTTAGTCAAATAAATCGATACAGACTGTATATCAATGGGAAGTTCTAATTGTAATTGTTACATCAGTTTATCACTAACATTTTTGATATCTACATTTTTTAGATATCATTTTTATAATATCCAATTGTGTCTAAAAAGGTTTGGGCACCAGAGTTTCTTCCTAACATTGTCCGTAGCTTTGAAAAGTCAAAACTACAGATATAATGTTTTAAATATTCAAATTATATGTAAATATAACACAGATTTGTTACATGGGTAGTTTTCCCCAATCATACAATTCACTACACAGTTTGTGCCACTGGAGGCAGCACATGATAGACTTATGATGTTTCTTCAAAGCACAACAACACAACTTGTGTAGCTATTTAGGGGCATGTACAGTAGCAATGCCCAATGCCACATGCCGACgagtattgttattattattttaaagatCCTACGAAATATAGCACTAATGGTGGAAGACAATTCCTACTAATGGAGAGGTCTGGGCTCAGTGAAGAGGGGCTGCAATGTATTGTTGATTAATTTAACTTCCGGTACAATAGTTTTTGTTATTTCTCTTTAAAACAACATCAGAACTGTAAAAAGGATGAACAGTTTGTAAAATGAATTGGATTTTTAaacagtctcataaaaagtctcctagttactccagtccctgctggtggatgtgctgagactttttgagacattttgagacttttttgggactatttgaaaaaaaaaatcccaaacagAATATAGACCATAGGAACCTTTATTAAAGGGCTAAAGCCACTTTAGTGAATTTGATGGGCACCGGagatccaaaaatagacatagaactgtcccaaggagccgcctaatgataaatagtcccctatgtctttatctgtGGGTAACCAGTTGTGATGTGAATTGCTGGGTTTGATAGCACAGGTTTTTTAATCCCTTGACTCTTCCCCCACGTGCATTAATGTGCTGTAAATCTGGTCCTTGTGCCGCAGCCCGATACTTCACCTGGATCGGTTACACCGCTGATCCAAGCAGCTATAGGGATCAGTACTGGCTGCTATCAGCAGCTCAAACATTGGGAGAAGACATCTGTGAGCACCAGGATGATCTGTCAGTGTGTCACTGCTAGTGATAAAAAACTATGACGATATCCACCCCCCTAGTGTAAAAAACTATTTGTTACCTCCCCATAGTTAGGTCAGTAAATGCAGTTTTAGTTGAGCTTATATATACATGAGTATTACAGTGCATTAGATTGAGCGGGTGATCTTTTGAAAGGCTGaaactaaagtaaaaaaatatatatatttaaaaacatttttataacaatacggaaaaaaaccctaaaacacAAGCTTTCTATGTAAAAATCCAATAAAGTAAACAAAAACACTGAAAAATCCCCACATTTTTGGTATCACTGTGTCAGTAACAATCTGCACAATAAATCTGTAGCATTATTGGACCTGTTTGAGGAAGTCCGTAAAAAAATAAAGCAGAACACGTgccaaaaaagtgatcaaaaaagggaATGTGCTCTGAAAAAGTCAACttgtaacacaaaaaaataagccctatgtCAATTATATCAACTCAAAAATTATGCCCCCGGAAACATGTCAATGCAAAAGGAaatcagattttctccaattttgtttttattcagaTTAATtgggcaaaataaaaaagtttaaaaaaataaggccatattatttttatggtacggtgaacagcCAAAATAAATAAGCTGAAAATTTGAAACAAGGATTAATGATTCATCAATAAGCTATAAAGTATCGGAATAAGGCATCCGATCCTTCAAAATATAAGCCCTCAAATGTCtacattgccaaaaaaattaaaaattgtaaaaattgtgtagcctgtacaatttgacaatcgAGATCTGCTCTGGATgccgcctccttccgttctatgcccagtTGTGCGCCCGTACagtagtcaccaccacatatggggtatagcCACACTTTCATCATTTAATCAATTGTTCATGTGTCATTTTTGGTCAAAAtgaatggaatttaaaaaaaaaaaattacaatttcttaATTCCATTAAGAAATATCTATTTTTATGAATGTACAAATACGGGAACttcataaaaatatttaatatatcaCAGTATTTGCGACAATCTAAACACAAAACAAGAAAGCCCCAGATTGAATGGGGCAGCCATAAGTTACATAAGCCCCTCCCCCCAAGGTGGCCGAAACCAATAATAACTCAATACTTAAGTCCATGAATTATATTATAGAAAATGCTACCGAGAGTCTAATTGTTCACTCAATACACAAGAAgaccggaggtaccatccagcTTCAATATATGTCAATCAATatcagtttaaggctacattcagacacacgtgtgcccgccgtaccgtagcactgctcaaccccgcccctctccatagggatatatggtgcacagcgccgtatgccgagaaaagatcTTTTCACAGCTATGGAACGGTATGGTGTCGTATGTAGGCCGGACCGTACCACTCCAGTACGGCGCCGCGCGTCCATTGCCGGCCTCTTGGGGGGACATATATccgacgtatatatatatatatatacgtcgcTGTTTATACATCCCCcttacggccgtgtgaatgaggcctaatacTCACCCGAGAGCATAATGAATGGAGGTATTTGGACAATCCAGGGGGGGCAGGGTATACACCCCGAAAGGCGTTCCACACTTTTGCTTCGTCAGGTGGTCATTtctggggttttactattatttagtcctctcaaagtcacttgaaagttcAATTGGTCCCtgaaaacttttttgattttcatgaaaatgtgaaaatttgcACCCAAAGTTTTAAGCCTCATAATATCTTAGAAAAATACGAGGACACATTAAAAGCATGAAGCATTTGGTGAATGATTGTCATCATGTTATTTCAGTGGTGtgactggaaagcagaacatttttaactttgaaaatggagaaaaacatcacacccaaatttttcaactaacatgaatgtacaatgtggcagatttacttaccctgtccagtcgtgatccagcggcgtgttctctgaccAGGATTCAGGTCtactgggattcattaaggttgtgcgcccgatatccaccaggtgtcgctgctgcgctgaggtccgccggagttcaccttcttcatcccggtgcatgtaagtgctgatcttgcaacaaaaatatggtttttccgaatccggcgggttgttcgacggccaggcccccgatttctgttgcgtgaaagccggtgctgatgcgccaaaatccgatcgtgtgctccaaaatcccagggcaaatcggcgcaaaccggaatgtcaacgaaagtgcacgattcagacccttagtaaatgatccccattgtgttACGAGTCTCAAAATCTATACATAAAAGCGTTCTAAAGATctaaccacttataatgacaagtatcagattctaaaaataggccCTGGGCAGGAAAGGGAAAATGGGCTTTGGAGGCAAGGGGTTAATGAGAAATGGGAGTCCTTACTTAAGTTTAAGTGAAAGGTGGACTAATCTGTGATGGTGTAACATGTTCCGAACATAAGTAACTTCATGCAGACGTGGGATTCCCGAGAAGGGAAACTTTTTGGTTCGATGAGTTATGACTCGAGAGGTTGAAGATAAATTTCTGGTTCTCCATCAGATTGAAGGCGTCTTCTCTTCAGATATAACAGAGACAAGGTCACAAGTATAAAAAGAATGAGGTTCTTGATGCCAACGTAAAGTACAACTGTCAGAACGTCGTAATTTTGACGTGATTCAAGGGAACCTAAAAGAAATAATCATAATAACAATAAGTGGGGGGATATTGAGACATGAGGTCCATATGGACAACCGGACATTgcaataattatattattatccTTTATTTATAGAGGATTCATTCCATGATGTTATACATGCAATAAGGGCTCCCATATATCACAAAAAAAATTGACTCAAAAGTAGGTTGAAGTGGTACAAGTGGGAAAAGGACCCTTCCGTCAGGGCTCATAATCGTTATTGGAGGGTAAATGGAGACAGCGGCCCAGATTTACTATGCAGTTTGGACCACAATTCTGgtgtagactgcacataaattCATGTGCAGACTGGAaataaactggtgcactcagttcatgCACGTTGGGCGTGTAGAGGGTGCGCCACATTCATGTAGACCGGGCTTACTCTTTTTACAATTAATGTCATGGAAAATATGTAACAGTCTGACTTGAAGGTTCTCGAATAAGTGGAATGTACAGAAACCAAGAAGAGTGGACACTAGGAAGTAAGTGAAGCAGAACTTCTTGTGAGGGTTGGAGACTACATGTAGGATGGTTTTGGAAGATTAGTCAAAGATATATTGGGGGGAAGGGTGGTGGaaggctttgtaagtcatggagagactggcagagaggagaggcagaggagaagcgaggagacagatggattagacGGGCAGCAGAGTTATGGATGGATTAGAGGGGTGTTAGAGAGTTTGctaggagaccacagagaagagtaTGGCAGCAGTCTAAGCAGTATATTATGAAGATATGGACCAGCAATGACTAATGGTGGAACAAAATAATTCAGGACCAGCTTCAAGTACAAATTGTAGGTTGTGATCCAAACagtatgggggctcatttactaagggtcccaacggcgcactttcgtcgggtcccccgaatatttccgttttgcgattaattgccctgggattttggtgcacgcgatcagattgtgccgcatcagcaccggctttcatgtgacagaaatcggggggggggggcgtggcagtcggacaacccaacggattcagaaaaaccgctgaatttaaaaaactaattgtgtcgcaagatcaagcactcacatgcaccaggaagaaggaggtgaactccggcggacctcggcgcagcagtgacacctgctggatatcgggcgcacgaccttactgaatcccggcagacccgaatcctcgttggacaacgcgccgtgggatcgtgactggaccgggtaagtaaatgtgcccctatgtttctaGAGTGTATGGAAACATCAGAACCAAAGCTTCAGAGTCATCCATCAAGAAAATCCTATGGAAAAGTCTCTGGTGCCCAGGGTCACATTGTTCATGCATAAGAATTTGATCTTATTGACTGATCTCCACCTTATACTATGACCTCGTGTACTACAGATGGGTTACACATCTGTTAATCCTAGATGGTTCAGTAATGGATAGGGAATGGACTGAAAATGGGTTATTGAGCTCCATAGTAGCAAAGCAGAATGGTATCAAGGCTAAAATTAAAACATAAGTTGACAGCATGTGCTATCTACAATATTATCAGGGGTTTTCAATCAATTTTTTTGGTCCTTGAAAAGACAACAATTTTCCTCAGGCTGATAGTGAAGACCATTTTGCAGAAACTTCAGAGAAATACTTGTAGTTAGGTGCTAGGAGCTAGTTATGGCCAAAGAAAACATTATTTTATGTTTCTCTACATTGAAAACTTACCATTTCCATCCAGTTTGGTGCCATTTCCATATTGAATCATTGAATCCATTATGTTATTTCCCTTACAGAACTTGAGCAGCACAAAGCAGTAATATGTTGCATGATCCACAATGTCCACCCCCTTTATATGGAGATCGGCCGGTCCTCTCAGCTCTGTTCTTCCTCTGTAGCTGGAATGAACCATCTCTGGGAAGGGGTGATAGGCATAGATACCACTTGGGCTGCCCACTCTCCAGAAAACATCAGTCCACAGAGGGTCAGTGTCATATGGGGGTCTGTATGAGCAGCTGAGGGTAGCAGAGCCGTCTGTGTTGGGTGAGGTCAACTCTGGTTGAGCAACTTCAAACACTTGATCACTTGCTGCTAAAATAAGAAGGATCACAAGTCCATTATAGAATAATCTACAGAAAAATGCCTCAAATTATTCCAGTTTGAAATTAGTTATTCATCAAAATAGTGTAACTTTCAAAAAAATCCACATATTCTGGAACTTCCTCTATAGCAGCTCTCTGCATAGTCTGGATTAATTTTAGTTGGTATTACTTTAACTATAAAGCTGTCCTTGGTTTGTCTAAACTCTAGAACTCTCGATATAACCAAAGTGCAGAGCTCTCCCTATACCCACAGTACGGAGCTCTCCCTATAACCACAGTGCGGAGCTCTCCCTATATCCACAGTGCGGAGCTCTCCCTATACCCACAGTACGGAGCTCTCCCTATAACCCCAGTGCGGAGGTCACCTTATAACCACAGTGCGGAGCTCTCCTTATAACTACAGTGTGGAGCTTTCCCTATAACGACAGTGCAGAGCTCTCCCTATAACCACAGTGTGGAGCTCTCTATATAACTACAGTGCGGAGGTCTCCCTATAACCACAGTGCAGAGCTCTCCCTATAACCACAGTGCGGAGCTCTACCTATAACCACAGTGCAGAGCTCTCCAG
Proteins encoded:
- the LOC140125793 gene encoding uncharacterized protein, whose translation is MMDFPRNVSLIINRVTSEDNKYYCCSVRTRLRRGNTATPIHATQVVVVAASDQVFEVAQPELTSPNTDGSATLSCSYRPPYDTDPLWTDVFWRVGSPSGIYAYHPFPEMVHSSYRGRTELRGPADLHIKGVDIVDHATYYCFVLLKFCKGNNIMDSMIQYGNGTKLDGNGSLESRQNYDVLTVVLYVGIKNLILFILVTLSLLYLKRRRLQSDGEPEIYLQPLES